TAGAAGATTTAAGTTTTAGATATTATTTACCTCATGAATATAAAAAGGTGGTTTCTTTAGTCGGAGACAATGAGGAAGAAAGAAGAAAATATATTAATCGAGTTAGTATAGAGATCGATAAGAGACTTAAAAAAGAGGGAATACGTGCTTCGATAGAAGGAAGACCTAAACATTTATACAGCCTCTATAAAAAACTTAAAAAATATAATGATGATTCTTCTAAAATTTATGATTTAGTAGCAATAAGAATTATAGTTAATAGTACCGGCGATTGTTATAAAACATTAGGGATAATACATAAAGATTGGAAACCTCTGCCCCAGAGAATAAAAGATTATATTGCTATCCCTAAGCCTAGTGGTTATCGATCTCTTCATACAACCATTTTTTGTTTAGAAGGTAAAATCATCGAGATACAGATTAAAACAAGGCAGATGCATGAGGAGGCGGAATGGGGTATTGCTGCCCACTGGCATTATGAAATAGATAAGGAATCTAAAATTATTCCTGAAAAACTAAACTGGATTAAAGAATTAATTGAGTGGCAAAAAGATTTAGAAGCCTCAGCTTTTATGGATAAATTGAAAGTTGATGTATTCAAAGACCGTATATTCGTCTTTACACCCAAGGGAGAAGTTGTAGATTTGTCAGAAGAAGCAACCCCAATTGATTTTGCATATTTGATTCATACTGATCTTGGTAATAATTGTGTGGGTTGTAAGGTAAATGGTAAGATTCTGCCTTTAAACAGCAATCTACATAATGGTGACGTTGTTGAAATACTATTATCGAAAAAAAGCATCGGTCCTTCAAGGGATTGGTTAAGATTTGTGAAAACACCACTTGCTTTATATAATATAAGAAGATGGTTTAAAGAAGAAGATAGAGAAAAATATATCTCTTTAGGTAAAGATTTACTTAATTTTGAGCTTCGAAAGATAGGTAAATCCGTTGAGAGAATATCCTCTAAAGACTTGGAGCTGTATACGAGAAATCGCCCCTATAAAAATTTGGATAGTATATTAATTGCAGTAGGAAGGGGCATATTGAGTCCGAAGCAGTTAATATCGCAGATTTTTTTAAACGACGAAAAGATCTTTATTCAGAAAAAATCTCTATTAAATAGATTTTTCCCAATTTTAAAAAATAAATCTAGGGTTAAGCATAGAATCAAAATTAAAGGTCAGGATGGTTTTCTTATGAACTTTGCCTCATGCTGTAAGCCTAGTCAAACAGATCAGGTTGTAGGATTCATCACTAGAGGTAGGGGAATTACTATTCACAAAAAAGATTGTCCAAATATAAGAAAAGAGGATAAGAAAAGATTGATTGAGGTAGATTGGGATATAGAAAAATCTTACGAAGTTTCTATATATATAGAAGCAGACGGTAATATGGATATTTTAAATAACTTAACTAGATTTTTAGAAGAGCTGAAAATAGGTGTAAGAAATATAAATATGAAGACCGGCAAAATATCAAAGATTAATGCCGTATTAAAGCTGCAAAAATCAAGCCAGCTGAAAAATATTCTGGAAAGGTTATCTAATCTCCCTAATATTAAATTAGTAAAAAGACTATAAACGTTTTTATTTTCTCTTGTTTGTATATTCTCTGAAAAGACTTGCTGCGTCTTCCGGCGGTATTACATTGACCGATTCTATCCCTGTGCCTAGTTCAAATCCTGCTGGGATAGATATGCCTCTCGGCATTATTCTTATAAACCAATGTAATGCTTGTCCATTTTCTTCGTCTACTGTTCTATAGTTTCTAAAGTAATAGTTATAAGAGGGGTCAAAAAGCTTGGAGTTTAAGGCACCGAAAACCGCCTGATAAGTTTCGGCTAACCCAGCCATTGATTCTAATGAAAATTCTAAAATACTGCTTTGATGTTCTTTTGGGATGATTAATACTTCGTAAGGGAAAGATGATGCCCAGGGGCAAATTGCTATATAATGATTGTTTTCAAAAATAATTCTTTTTTTCTTTTTTCTTTCTTCCTTTATGAGTGAACATATAACACACCCATTATGCTCCTTATAATATTTACATGCCAATCTTTTTTCGTGTTTTATATTAGGACTTTCTTCATTAATACCAATAATTTGAGAGTGTGGATGTGTAATACTCTGTCCGGCAAAAAATCCATAATTACGGAATATTAAGACTTCTCTCCATCTTTTTAATAAGTCTTCGTATCGATTTTTATATGCAATAAATAAGTCCTGTAGCTCAATTGAGGTCATTGTTGATAGTAGTTTACTATGTTCCCTGTTTTCTACCAAGACTTCAGCTGTGCCATAAGGAGTTGTTGTTTTAAAAAGATCATTTTTCTTTATCCCGTTCTTTTTTTTATGAATCCTTGACTCTAGATATGGTGATAAATTTAAGAAACCCCGAAGATCCCAGTCATATTTGTCCATTAAATTCCAATCTATTCTGAAAGTTTCTTTAACATCTAATTTTTTCCCATAGCAAAAAGGGCAACATTTTTTGTATGTGGCAGCGAAGGATTTTGGTCCTTTTACATCTCTAAATCTTTTAGCTCTTTTTTTCGCTATAATAACTTTTTTAGCAGTAATGGGGCATACGCGAAGTTCATTCATGTTTAATGATTATTACTTTCTTATATTATAAATAAAGTATCCGATAAGGCAAATAGTAAAAATTTATTGTTTTACTTATAGTATTAAATTACAAATTGTTTACTAATTTTTAGATAGTTTCTATAGTGGAATAACAAGAGCTAGCTAATATATTATTATAGTGAACACTTGTAATGGAAGTTTCAGCAAGTTGTATTAATGAATATTATATGCTAATTTTGAGAATGAAACGAAATAAATAAGAGATAATATGATAAAAAAACAATTGCAAACACCAAGAGGAATGCGGGATATTTTACCTGAAGAACAAAAATATTGGCATTTTTTAGAGAATAATTTTGAGAGAGTCGTAAAATCGGCCGGGTTTTCTAGAATTAATACTCCAATTATCGAGAAGGCTTCTTTGTTTGAACATCCGATAGGTGAAGAAACGGATATAATTCAGAAAGAGATGTATGCAGTAAAGAGAAAGAGCGATATCAGTGAAAAAGATGAAAAAGAAGATAAAGAAGAGTTAGTGCTAAGACCAGAGAGCACTGCCTCTATTGTCAGGGCGTATATAGAACATGGTATGAGTAATTTGCCTCAGCCGGTACATTTATATTCTATGGGCTCTATGTTTAGGTATGAGCGTCCTCAATATGGAAGAACAAGGGAATTTTCACAATTTAGTTTAGAAGTTATAGGGGAATTAGATCCTATATTAGATGCTCAGATTATTTCTTTGGCAACTAGAATAATCCATAGGTCTAGAATTAGGGATTTTTCTGTGCAAATTAATTCAATTGGCTGTAAAAAGTGTAGAATTAAATATACTAAAAAATTGCAAGAAGCATATGCTCCAATTTTGAAAAAATTATGTCCTGATTGTCAAAAGCGCTATCATCAAAACCCTTTGCGTTTGTTGGATTGTAAGGAGCCAGCGTGCCAGGAGTATAAATCTCATGCCCCTCAAATTATTGATTATCTAGATGAAGAAGATCAAAATCACTTTAGGCAAGTTTTGGAATACTTAGATGAATTGGAAATTCCTTACGAGCTTAATACTTATTTAGTTCGCGGTCTTGATTATTATTCTAGGACTGTTTTTGAAATTTGGTCCCAAGATTCAGATCTAAAAGATAATGCCCAAGCAGCATTTGGGGCAGGCGGTAGGTATGATGGATTAGTTGAGTCATTAGGAGGAAGGCCAACACCTGCTATCGGGTTTGCTCTTGGCGCTAATAGAATTGTTGAATATTTAAAGAAAAAAGAAATAAAAGTTCCAGTAAGAGATGTACCAGATATTTTTGTAATCCAGCTAGGGGAATTAGCCAAGAAAAAAAGTCTAAGAATAATTGAAGAGTTGAGAGAAGAAGGTTTCAGAGTCGTTTCCGCTCTTGGTAAAGAAAGTATAAAATCTCAAATGAGACTTGCTGATAAATTAAAGTCTCCTTTAGCTCTTATTCTTGGTCACAAAGAAGTGCTTGATGGTACTATTATAATAAAAGATATGAGTGGCGGTATGCAGGAAGTAGTGAGCCTGGATAATCTAGTCGATGAGATTAAAAAAAGATTGCCCAGAGAAAGTTTTTAATCTAATTGATATTTCAATAGGATGGGGTAATGTCAAATAGTATTTGTGTTCAATGTATAGAAATATTTAAAACCTTAGAGACTCCAGAAAAAGAAAGTATAATTTTTTTGTTCAAAGAAAAGAAATACTTTAAGCACGAATTAATCTTTACTCCTTATGAAGGTTTTGAAAATATTTATATGATTTATAAAGGTAAGGTGGAAATATACCAAGTTTCTGCGGAAGGTAAAAAGGTTATTATTGATGTTCTAGAGGGTGGTGAAATGTTTTCTAATTTTTCTTTAGCCTATAGCGAGGAAGTAAAGGTAACAGATTTTGCCGAAGCAAAAAAAGATTCTGAAATTTATATAATGAGTAAAGAAGACTTTTTAGATCTTATCTCTAAATATCCAAAATTATCACTTAGTATAATCCAGAAATTAAGCAAAGCTCTAAATGAGGCCGATAGCAGGATACGTGACCTAGCTCTTAATAATGTAACGACAAGAGCTATCAATGAGTTGCTTAGATTTAGTAAAAAACATGGTATTAAGATAGCCGAGGGCACAGAAATAAATACTCGATTAACCCATGAAGAATTTGCAGAAATTATTGGCACTTCAAGAGAGACTGCAACTAAAGTTTTGAATAAATTACGCCAATTATCTTTTATTAATCTTTCAAAAGATAAGCACATTATTGTAAATACCGAGAAAATACAAGAACAGATCTAAAGTTATCTTCAATAAAATGTGATTTATATCACAGACAAGCTTTTAAGCACATTATAATATGACGTTGGAGTTAAGATGGGTTGCAGAGCCGAACATTAAAAACAAAAACAAAATTTATGTGATAACGTTGTCTGAGCCGAGGCTTAGACAGGAGTCACGAATATTATATAAAGAGTCGGGTCTCTAGTAACATTTCTTAATTCTAAGGACGCCCCAAAGAGCGTCCTTTTTTTATTTAATACTATAAATTAGTGATTTTACCTGGTTAACATATTTCGTACTATGGTTATAGCGATACAATGCTTGATCGATATTATTAGTTGCATTATTTCTAGAGAGATAATGGCTAGCAGTGAATATTGAATCTTCAACACTGTTTATATTAGCTACCCCGTCATTATTTCCATCAACAGCATACGCCCTGAAAGTACTAGGCATAAATTGCATTGGTCCTGTGGCTCCTTTGCAACTTTTAACTAAAGTATCTCCTCGTTGACCTGATTCTATTTTATGAACAGCAGCCAAGATTCTCCAGTCAAGACTGTATGCATCGGCTGCTTTTATATACGTATCATAGTAATCATCTTTAAACCCATTAGTAACTAATTTTTTTCTGTCTGATTCTTTGCGAGCGTCAGCAGGATTATTATTAATTTTGACTAATTGTGGTTTTTTAATTTCGATTTTGATTCTGGCCTTTTTTTCATTATTTATTTTTCTTGCAACACTTTTTGTAATAGGTTTATTGTTTTGCACTGGGATTTCAAAACTTTGTTCATAGGCTTCCACCTGATTGACTAAACCAGTTATTGCAAGAATTGGTATTAAGGCTAAGATTCTTATTCTTTTCATAATAAATTAATTACCTCCTTTTTGGAAAAACTTTCCCAAAAACAAAAAATAGGCTTTAATGTTGCCTATTTTTCAAAAGGAAGTAGTATAGCAAATCACTGGTAATTTGTCAAGAGTTCTTATTATTTGTATCATTGAATAAATTACAAGGTTTTTAGCTGAAGAGGATTTACAGTTTGCGTTTTTTCTGATAGAATTTCAAAAGTAAGGGGTTAATTAATGTCAGAATGTGTATTTTGCCGAATAATCAAGAAAGAATTGCAAGCAGATATACAATATGAAGATGATAAAATACAGATTAGTATCTAATATCGGTCCAGACGGAGGCGCTAATATAGTGGATCATATTTATCTTCATTCAATAGGTGATTCAGGGTTTGGTAGAGAAAGTTAAGAGAGGAGGTATTTAGTATGCAAGAAGTAGTTAGAAAAGATCATGAATCTTTCGAAAATCTTTTTAGAAGATTTAATCGCAGAGTCCAACAGAGTGGTAAATTATCTCAGGCAAGAAAAGGACAATATTTTGAGAAACCAATCAGTAAATCACGAAAAAGAGTAGAGGCTATAAGAAAATCTAAAATTAGAGCTTTAAAAAAAGATAGATATGTAGGTAAGAAATAATGAGTTTAATCGATACTATTAACGAAGACTTTAAAAATGCTATGCGAAATAGGAAAGAGCTTATTGTTGCAACTCTAAGGCTATTAAAATCTGCAATTAAGAATCTTGAGATTGAAACTAAAAAAGAATTATCAGATAATGATATTATAGATTTAATTTCAAAAGAAATTAAAAAAAGAAAAGATGCAGAAAAAACCTATAATAATGTGGGAAGGGTTGAATTAGCAGAAAAAGAA
This genomic interval from bacterium CG_4_10_14_0_2_um_filter_33_32 contains the following:
- a CDS encoding (p)ppGpp synthetase, which encodes MAKIYMLSLNIKPSLEGIIEKCKNRPGFNAKCEALIKKAYSFAYKCHLGQKRTNGDPYIVHALATGYYLAELGMDANTIAAGLLHDVPEDTKCNQEEIVNEFGHEIAQIVEGVTRLGGVKYFGKRGRVEDLRKLLLVMAKDLRVIVVKLADRLHNMQTINVLTLAKRKRIATETLEIYSPLASRLGMGEIKGILEDLSFRYYLPHEYKKVVSLVGDNEEERRKYINRVSIEIDKRLKKEGIRASIEGRPKHLYSLYKKLKKYNDDSSKIYDLVAIRIIVNSTGDCYKTLGIIHKDWKPLPQRIKDYIAIPKPSGYRSLHTTIFCLEGKIIEIQIKTRQMHEEAEWGIAAHWHYEIDKESKIIPEKLNWIKELIEWQKDLEASAFMDKLKVDVFKDRIFVFTPKGEVVDLSEEATPIDFAYLIHTDLGNNCVGCKVNGKILPLNSNLHNGDVVEILLSKKSIGPSRDWLRFVKTPLALYNIRRWFKEEDREKYISLGKDLLNFELRKIGKSVERISSKDLELYTRNRPYKNLDSILIAVGRGILSPKQLISQIFLNDEKIFIQKKSLLNRFFPILKNKSRVKHRIKIKGQDGFLMNFASCCKPSQTDQVVGFITRGRGITIHKKDCPNIRKEDKKRLIEVDWDIEKSYEVSIYIEADGNMDILNNLTRFLEELKIGVRNINMKTGKISKINAVLKLQKSSQLKNILERLSNLPNIKLVKRL
- the galT gene encoding galactose-1-phosphate uridylyltransferase; amino-acid sequence: MNELRVCPITAKKVIIAKKRAKRFRDVKGPKSFAATYKKCCPFCYGKKLDVKETFRIDWNLMDKYDWDLRGFLNLSPYLESRIHKKKNGIKKNDLFKTTTPYGTAEVLVENREHSKLLSTMTSIELQDLFIAYKNRYEDLLKRWREVLIFRNYGFFAGQSITHPHSQIIGINEESPNIKHEKRLACKYYKEHNGCVICSLIKEERKKKKRIIFENNHYIAICPWASSFPYEVLIIPKEHQSSILEFSLESMAGLAETYQAVFGALNSKLFDPSYNYYFRNYRTVDEENGQALHWFIRIMPRGISIPAGFELGTGIESVNVIPPEDAASLFREYTNKRK
- a CDS encoding histidine--tRNA ligase, with amino-acid sequence MIKKQLQTPRGMRDILPEEQKYWHFLENNFERVVKSAGFSRINTPIIEKASLFEHPIGEETDIIQKEMYAVKRKSDISEKDEKEDKEELVLRPESTASIVRAYIEHGMSNLPQPVHLYSMGSMFRYERPQYGRTREFSQFSLEVIGELDPILDAQIISLATRIIHRSRIRDFSVQINSIGCKKCRIKYTKKLQEAYAPILKKLCPDCQKRYHQNPLRLLDCKEPACQEYKSHAPQIIDYLDEEDQNHFRQVLEYLDELEIPYELNTYLVRGLDYYSRTVFEIWSQDSDLKDNAQAAFGAGGRYDGLVESLGGRPTPAIGFALGANRIVEYLKKKEIKVPVRDVPDIFVIQLGELAKKKSLRIIEELREEGFRVVSALGKESIKSQMRLADKLKSPLALILGHKEVLDGTIIIKDMSGGMQEVVSLDNLVDEIKKRLPRESF
- the rpsU gene encoding 30S ribosomal protein S21, with the translated sequence MQEVVRKDHESFENLFRRFNRRVQQSGKLSQARKGQYFEKPISKSRKRVEAIRKSKIRALKKDRYVGKK
- a CDS encoding aspartyl-tRNA amidotransferase, coding for MSLIDTINEDFKNAMRNRKELIVATLRLLKSAIKNLEIETKKELSDNDIIDLISKEIKKRKDAEKTYNNVGRVELAEKEKKEANVLQLYMPQQLTDEELDKIIQEEINNIGASDKKDMGRVMSEVMKRVKGKADGGVVSGKVIKLLE